In Micromonospora sp. LH3U1, one genomic interval encodes:
- a CDS encoding sensor histidine kinase has protein sequence MTFWRWAAARVSGLRVRLLLAFVLLGVTTTAVVASGSYFQARTVILQQAQDAAVMSLTDQLTKVYPIAQLPPTQDELNLLAQRLSDRESSAVVVYRDMRSQGSTGPDPDPLTPELRQEVGDGRIAWQRVSFDGQPMLLIGTQLELDQPDGTSRSSGLEVYSVRDLLPEQQSIDQLATRAWLTGGLSLVLAVLLALLAARGVLRPVRDLGRAARRLGEGDLTTRLTVRGADELADVARTFNDTAGTLEQQVGELRRMESDARRFVADVSHELRTPLAAMTAVTDVLDEEADHLPGDAGRAARLVSQETQNLTQLVNDLIEVSRFDSGTARLALDEVDVAAALTATLRIRGWVDRVRTELPPGVVARLDPRRLDVIVANLVGNAFRHGAEPVSVRLGADPDWVTIEVSDQGPGLEPDVLPHVFDRLYKADTARTRSEGSGLGLAIAWENARLHRHGERQGSLVAGNGPGGGAVFTLRLPRDTADAGGAR, from the coding sequence GTGACATTCTGGCGCTGGGCCGCCGCCAGGGTCTCCGGTCTGCGGGTCCGGCTGCTCCTGGCGTTCGTGTTGTTGGGCGTGACCACCACGGCGGTCGTAGCCAGCGGCAGCTACTTCCAGGCCCGAACCGTCATCCTCCAGCAGGCGCAGGACGCCGCGGTGATGTCGCTGACCGATCAACTCACCAAGGTCTACCCGATAGCCCAGCTCCCGCCGACCCAGGACGAACTCAACCTGCTGGCCCAGCGCCTCTCCGACCGCGAGAGCTCCGCGGTGGTCGTCTACCGGGACATGCGGTCGCAGGGCAGTACGGGGCCCGACCCCGACCCCCTCACCCCCGAGCTGCGGCAGGAGGTCGGCGACGGTCGCATCGCCTGGCAACGTGTCTCCTTCGACGGACAACCCATGCTGCTCATCGGCACCCAACTGGAGCTCGACCAGCCCGACGGCACGTCCCGATCGTCCGGGCTGGAGGTCTACTCGGTGCGCGACCTCCTGCCGGAGCAGCAGAGCATCGACCAGCTCGCCACCCGGGCATGGCTGACCGGCGGGCTGTCCCTGGTCCTCGCCGTCCTGCTGGCCCTGCTGGCCGCCCGCGGTGTGCTGCGACCCGTCCGCGACCTGGGCCGCGCGGCGCGCCGCCTCGGCGAGGGCGACCTGACCACCCGGCTGACGGTCCGGGGCGCCGACGAGCTGGCCGATGTGGCGCGGACCTTCAACGACACCGCGGGCACGCTGGAGCAGCAGGTTGGTGAGCTGCGGCGGATGGAGTCCGACGCTCGCCGCTTCGTGGCCGACGTCTCGCACGAACTCCGCACGCCGTTGGCCGCGATGACGGCGGTCACCGACGTTCTGGACGAGGAGGCGGACCACCTGCCCGGCGACGCGGGCCGGGCCGCCCGGCTGGTCAGCCAGGAGACACAGAACCTCACCCAGCTGGTCAACGACCTCATCGAGGTCAGCCGGTTCGACTCCGGCACAGCCCGGCTCGCCCTCGATGAGGTGGACGTGGCCGCGGCGCTGACCGCGACCCTGCGGATCCGGGGCTGGGTGGACCGGGTACGGACGGAGCTGCCGCCCGGAGTCGTGGCCCGGCTCGATCCCCGCAGGCTGGACGTCATCGTCGCCAACCTGGTCGGCAACGCCTTCCGGCACGGTGCCGAGCCGGTGTCCGTGCGCCTGGGCGCCGACCCGGACTGGGTCACCATCGAGGTCAGCGACCAGGGGCCCGGACTGGAACCGGACGTGCTGCCCCACGTCTTCGACCGGCTCTACAAGGCCGACACCGCGCGAACCCGCTCCGAGGGCAGCGGCCTCGGCCTTGCCATCGCCTGGGAGAACGCGCGCCTGCACCGCCATGGCGAGCGACAAGGGAGTCTCGTCGCGGGCAACGGCCCCGGTGGCGGCGCGGTGTTCACGCTCCGACTGCCCCGCGACACGGCGGACGCCGGAGGTGCCCGGTGA
- a CDS encoding ABC transporter ATP-binding protein, whose product MSAPDLLVVRGLVAGYGAAPVLQAIDLTVPAGTIAAVVGANGAGKTTLLRALSGMIRPAAGQVLLAGEDLRGTPVEQLVRRGMAHVPEGRGVISELTVDENLRLGGLWRRDRADAGRALDEVYELFEPLAHRRRHLGHQLSGGERQMLALGRALVGRPRLLLLDEPSLGLAPRVVARTMALLRQLRDRTGLTVLLVEQNVRSALAVADQGVVMSLGRVVIAAPAAQLRDDVDLRHAYLGF is encoded by the coding sequence ATGAGCGCCCCGGACCTGCTCGTCGTGCGCGGGTTGGTGGCTGGTTACGGTGCCGCGCCCGTGCTGCAGGCCATCGACCTCACCGTCCCGGCCGGCACGATCGCCGCGGTCGTCGGCGCCAACGGCGCCGGCAAGACCACGCTGCTCCGCGCGCTCTCCGGCATGATCCGCCCGGCCGCTGGCCAGGTGCTCCTCGCCGGGGAGGACCTCCGCGGTACGCCGGTGGAGCAACTCGTCCGGCGTGGCATGGCGCACGTGCCGGAGGGGCGGGGTGTGATCAGCGAGTTGACGGTCGACGAGAACCTGCGGCTCGGCGGGTTGTGGCGGCGTGACCGGGCCGACGCCGGTCGCGCCCTCGACGAGGTCTACGAGCTCTTCGAGCCCCTTGCTCACCGTCGCCGGCACCTCGGCCACCAGCTTTCCGGCGGTGAGCGGCAGATGCTCGCGCTCGGCCGGGCCCTGGTCGGCCGGCCCCGCCTGCTGCTGCTGGACGAGCCGTCGCTCGGCTTGGCTCCCCGGGTCGTCGCCCGGACCATGGCCCTGCTTCGCCAGCTGCGCGACCGTACCGGCCTGACCGTGTTGCTGGTCGAGCAGAACGTCCGTAGTGCACTCGCTGTCGCCGACCAGGGTGTCGTGATGTCCCTCGGTCGGGTCGTGATCGCTGCCCCGGCGGCGCAACTGCGTGACGACGTCGACCTGCGCCACGCGTACCTCGGTTTCTGA
- the alr gene encoding alanine racemase: MSTLAEAVVDLGAIVSNVRAIASVTGTDLMAVVKADGFGHGAVQVARAALRAGASWLGVTSAAEALALRDAGVTAPTLSWLHAPNDDFGRLIIAGVDVGVSTTTHLHSVADAARLLGVPAMVQLKADTGLSRNGASGDDWPELVAWARKYEREGGIRVRGVWSHLIDADLPGAPELDRQVATFEEALRVARSAGLDPDLVHLANSAAALSAPRTRFDLCRTGIALYGVDPFGATGPGEFGLHAAMTLRTNVVNVKRVPAGTGVSYGPEHVTGAPTTLALLPLGYADGLPRAVGGRAAVWLGGRRCPIVGRIAMDQCVVDAGDLPVTIGDPVVVFGPAEGDQIPPTVVEWARWAGTNPHEILTGIGARVARDHLHERARIS, translated from the coding sequence ATGAGCACCCTGGCCGAGGCGGTTGTCGACCTCGGGGCAATCGTCAGCAACGTGCGGGCGATCGCGTCGGTCACCGGCACCGACCTGATGGCCGTGGTGAAAGCGGACGGTTTCGGCCACGGCGCGGTACAGGTGGCCCGGGCCGCGCTGCGCGCGGGCGCCAGCTGGTTGGGGGTGACCTCGGCGGCAGAGGCCCTGGCCCTCCGCGACGCGGGTGTGACCGCGCCCACCCTGAGCTGGCTGCACGCCCCGAACGACGACTTCGGTAGGTTGATCATCGCTGGCGTCGACGTCGGCGTGTCGACGACGACGCACCTGCACTCCGTCGCCGACGCGGCCCGATTGCTCGGCGTACCAGCGATGGTGCAGCTCAAGGCGGACACCGGGTTGTCCCGCAACGGGGCCTCGGGGGACGACTGGCCCGAACTGGTCGCCTGGGCCCGCAAGTACGAACGGGAGGGCGGGATCCGGGTGCGCGGGGTGTGGTCCCACCTCATCGACGCGGACCTGCCAGGCGCCCCCGAACTGGACCGGCAGGTGGCGACCTTCGAGGAGGCGCTGCGGGTCGCCCGATCGGCCGGCCTCGACCCCGATCTGGTCCACCTGGCGAACTCGGCGGCCGCGCTGTCCGCACCGCGAACCCGCTTCGACCTCTGCCGGACCGGGATCGCGCTGTACGGCGTGGATCCGTTCGGCGCGACCGGTCCGGGCGAGTTCGGGCTGCACGCCGCGATGACCCTGCGTACGAACGTGGTCAACGTCAAGCGGGTGCCGGCCGGCACGGGCGTCTCCTACGGGCCCGAGCATGTCACCGGCGCGCCGACCACGCTGGCGCTGCTGCCGCTGGGCTACGCCGACGGGCTGCCCCGCGCCGTCGGGGGCCGCGCCGCCGTGTGGCTCGGCGGCCGACGGTGCCCGATCGTCGGGCGCATCGCCATGGACCAGTGCGTGGTCGACGCCGGGGACCTTCCGGTGACGATCGGCGACCCGGTCGTGGTGTTCGGCCCCGCCGAGGGTGACCAGATCCCACCGACGGTCGTCGAGTGGGCCCGGTGGGCCGGCACCAACCCGCACGAGATCTTGACCGGAATCGGGGCCCGGGTGGCCCGCGACCACCTCCACGAAAGGGCACGGATTTCATGA
- a CDS encoding D-alanine--D-alanine ligase family protein translates to MTTRLAVLYGGQSGEHDVSCRSAASILANLDRERYQVTEVLIDRDGGWHVGGRPTPLPQALRVLRAQDVVFPALHGPYGEDGTVASLLEWLGVPYVGNGVFASAAGMDKGVTKRLLAVEGLRVSPGVTLRPGEDLSPDDRRRLDLPVFVKPARAGSSLGVVKVSDWAGLPAALEQARQVDPKVLVEQGARGREIDVAVLQHPDGRVQAGPPLEIRVTGAGFFDYDAKYDGGAVFQIPAPLDAATTEVLQDRAIRAFRALDCRGLLRVDFFLPAEGSPEPIVNEVNTFPGFTAASQFPQIWQEAGLGFATLIDILISGALADQDRIGYSGLPRQARAVDLV, encoded by the coding sequence ATGACGACCCGACTGGCAGTGCTGTACGGCGGGCAGAGCGGCGAGCACGACGTGTCCTGCCGCTCGGCGGCGAGCATCCTCGCCAACCTGGACCGTGAGCGGTACCAGGTCACCGAGGTGCTCATCGACCGCGACGGCGGGTGGCATGTCGGCGGCCGTCCGACACCACTCCCCCAGGCGCTGCGCGTCCTACGCGCCCAGGACGTGGTGTTCCCGGCCCTGCACGGCCCGTACGGCGAGGACGGCACCGTGGCGTCGCTGCTGGAATGGCTCGGCGTGCCGTACGTCGGCAACGGCGTCTTCGCCAGCGCCGCCGGCATGGACAAGGGTGTCACCAAGCGGCTCCTCGCCGTGGAGGGCCTGCGGGTCAGCCCCGGGGTGACCCTGCGTCCCGGCGAGGACCTGTCGCCCGACGACCGGCGACGGCTGGACCTGCCGGTCTTCGTCAAGCCGGCTCGGGCCGGGTCCAGCCTGGGCGTCGTCAAGGTGAGCGACTGGGCGGGACTTCCCGCCGCGCTGGAGCAGGCCCGCCAGGTCGACCCGAAGGTGCTGGTCGAACAGGGGGCGCGGGGGCGTGAGATCGACGTGGCCGTCCTCCAACACCCGGACGGGCGGGTGCAGGCCGGCCCGCCGCTGGAGATCCGGGTGACCGGTGCCGGGTTCTTCGACTACGACGCGAAGTACGACGGCGGCGCGGTCTTCCAGATCCCCGCGCCGCTCGACGCGGCAACCACCGAGGTGCTTCAGGACCGCGCGATCCGCGCCTTCCGCGCCCTCGACTGCCGCGGGCTGCTCCGGGTCGACTTCTTCCTGCCCGCAGAGGGTTCGCCCGAGCCCATCGTGAACGAGGTCAACACCTTCCCCGGTTTCACCGCCGCCTCGCAGTTCCCCCAGATCTGGCAGGAGGCCGGGCTCGGGTTCGCCACCCTGATCGACATCCTGATCTCCGGCGCGCTGGCCGACCAGGACCGGATCGGCTACAGCGGGTTGCCCCGGCAGGCACGAGCGGTCGACCTGGTGTGA
- a CDS encoding ABC transporter ATP-binding protein: MERGLELHHIGVRFGGLTALDDVSLRVPPNRVVGVIGPNGAGKTTLFNVICGFVAPETGSLTLDGRPLRPRPHRLTRLGIARTLQGTGLFAGLSVLENVMTGAAHTARAGFVSALLGLPASDRDERRLRRHALDILDDLGIAEHADAAPTTLPFAIRQRVALARALAARPRLLLLDEPAGGLGADDIAELADLIRQLPKRDEDPCAVLLVEHHMDLVMAVCDELVVLDFGRVIAAGTPDEIRDDPAVTDAYLGATVEEAA, translated from the coding sequence ATGGAGCGCGGCCTTGAATTGCACCACATCGGCGTCCGGTTCGGCGGCCTCACCGCCCTCGACGATGTCTCCCTGCGGGTGCCCCCGAACCGGGTGGTGGGCGTGATCGGGCCCAACGGTGCCGGCAAGACCACGCTGTTCAACGTGATCTGCGGCTTCGTCGCGCCGGAGACGGGTTCGCTCACCCTCGACGGCCGGCCGCTACGGCCACGGCCGCACCGGCTGACCCGGCTCGGCATCGCCCGGACGTTGCAGGGCACCGGGCTCTTCGCCGGGCTGAGCGTGCTGGAGAACGTGATGACCGGCGCCGCACACACCGCCCGTGCCGGCTTCGTCTCGGCGCTGCTCGGGTTGCCGGCCAGCGACCGCGACGAGCGCCGGCTTCGTCGGCACGCTCTCGACATCCTCGACGACCTGGGGATCGCCGAACACGCCGACGCCGCGCCGACCACACTGCCCTTCGCCATACGTCAGCGTGTCGCGCTGGCCCGTGCACTCGCGGCCCGGCCCCGGCTGCTCCTGCTCGACGAGCCCGCCGGTGGCCTCGGCGCGGACGACATCGCCGAGCTTGCGGACCTGATCCGCCAGCTGCCCAAGCGCGACGAGGACCCGTGCGCGGTGCTGCTCGTCGAGCACCACATGGACCTGGTGATGGCCGTCTGCGACGAGCTCGTGGTGCTCGACTTCGGCCGGGTGATCGCCGCCGGCACCCCGGACGAGATCCGCGACGACCCGGCGGTCACGGACGCCTACCTCGGTGCCACCGTCGAGGAAGCCGCATGA
- a CDS encoding catalase — MDSSKPAKAVKNAVKTASGKIADALNPEIPGAPGSAPPTVEEPTTPHDPLPPKPEQGAPQTRTPTGAETGAPTTTNGQQGAYLTTAQGARLRDTDHSLKAGPRGPVLLQDHHLREKITHFDHERIPERVVHARGAGAHGVFTAYGTAEAVTRAGFLKKGRETEVFVRFSTVLGSRGSADTVRDTRGFATKFYTDEGTFDLVGNNMPVFFIQDAIKFPDIIHAAKPHPDREIPQAQSAHDTFWDFVSLHTEAQHHTLWNMSDRGIPRSYRTMEGFGVHTFRLVNEAGETVLAKFHWKPKLGVHSLTWEEAQMLSGMDPDFHRRDLYDAIEAGAYPEWELGVQVLPDSPEETFDGIDLLDPTKIVPEELAEVQPIGKLVLNRTPTNFFAETEQVAFHLGHLPPGIDVTNDPLLQGRLFSYVDTQLTRLGGPNFSQIPINRPHAAVNDMLRDGFHQHAVHAGVAPYRPNSLDGGNPFPAGDDEHAFLDVPVTVAQAPKVRANPASFDDHYSQARLFWLSMSPVEKEHIIRAYTFELGKCYHQAIKERQLQSLANIDPVLCAEVATGLGLPAPQPTMPLADVTPSPALSQLGREWPSDGRTIGIVVDPDGDLDGVDDVRRAVFEAGMVPLLIAPHGGMVADLPVQRTFATGRSVEFDAVLLAGAPAPAPDAIPARDDKAGTPRPAAVDPRVLLLVEECWRHAKVVGAWGAGVTVLEQAGVVGTPGIVTAGSGAEALTAVQQLMAAHRVWERFPASVA; from the coding sequence GTGGATTCAAGCAAGCCCGCCAAGGCGGTCAAGAACGCCGTGAAGACAGCCTCGGGAAAGATCGCCGACGCCCTGAACCCGGAGATCCCCGGCGCACCGGGTAGCGCACCGCCCACCGTCGAGGAGCCGACGACGCCCCACGACCCGCTGCCGCCGAAACCGGAACAGGGAGCGCCGCAGACGCGTACGCCGACCGGCGCGGAAACTGGCGCACCGACGACCACGAACGGGCAGCAGGGCGCCTACCTCACGACCGCGCAGGGGGCGCGGCTACGCGACACCGACCACTCACTGAAGGCCGGCCCGCGCGGCCCGGTGCTGCTCCAGGACCACCACCTACGCGAGAAGATCACGCATTTCGATCACGAGCGCATTCCGGAGCGCGTGGTGCACGCCCGTGGCGCCGGGGCGCACGGTGTGTTCACCGCGTACGGCACCGCCGAGGCGGTCACGAGGGCCGGCTTCCTCAAGAAGGGGCGGGAGACCGAGGTCTTCGTGCGGTTCTCCACCGTGCTCGGTTCGCGCGGTTCGGCCGACACGGTCCGCGACACCCGCGGCTTCGCCACGAAGTTCTACACCGACGAGGGCACCTTCGACCTGGTCGGCAACAACATGCCGGTCTTCTTCATCCAGGACGCGATCAAGTTCCCCGACATCATCCACGCCGCCAAGCCGCACCCCGACCGGGAGATCCCGCAGGCGCAGAGCGCCCACGACACCTTCTGGGACTTCGTGTCGCTCCACACGGAGGCACAGCACCACACGCTCTGGAACATGTCCGACCGGGGCATCCCGCGTTCGTACCGGACCATGGAGGGCTTCGGTGTGCACACCTTCCGCCTCGTCAACGAGGCCGGAGAGACGGTGCTGGCCAAGTTCCACTGGAAGCCGAAGCTGGGTGTGCACTCCCTGACGTGGGAGGAGGCCCAGATGCTCAGCGGTATGGACCCGGACTTCCACCGCCGGGACCTCTACGACGCCATCGAGGCCGGCGCGTACCCCGAGTGGGAACTCGGCGTCCAGGTCCTGCCCGACAGCCCCGAGGAGACCTTCGACGGGATCGACCTGCTGGACCCGACGAAGATCGTGCCGGAAGAGTTGGCCGAGGTGCAGCCCATCGGGAAGCTGGTGCTCAACCGGACGCCGACGAACTTCTTCGCGGAGACCGAGCAGGTCGCGTTCCACCTCGGTCACCTCCCGCCGGGCATCGACGTCACGAACGACCCGCTGTTGCAGGGCCGGCTCTTCTCGTACGTCGACACGCAGCTCACCCGCCTGGGCGGGCCCAACTTCTCGCAGATCCCGATCAACCGCCCGCATGCCGCGGTGAACGACATGCTGCGGGACGGCTTCCACCAGCACGCCGTGCACGCGGGCGTCGCGCCGTACCGACCGAACTCGCTCGACGGCGGCAACCCCTTCCCCGCCGGCGACGACGAGCACGCGTTCCTCGACGTGCCGGTCACGGTCGCGCAGGCGCCGAAGGTACGGGCGAACCCGGCCTCGTTCGACGACCACTACAGCCAGGCACGCCTGTTCTGGCTGAGCATGTCGCCGGTCGAGAAGGAGCACATCATCCGGGCGTACACCTTCGAGCTTGGCAAGTGCTACCACCAGGCGATCAAGGAACGCCAACTGCAGAGCCTCGCCAACATCGACCCGGTGCTGTGCGCGGAGGTCGCCACCGGCCTGGGTCTGCCCGCTCCGCAACCGACCATGCCGCTCGCCGACGTCACGCCCAGCCCGGCGCTGTCGCAGCTCGGCCGGGAGTGGCCGAGTGACGGGCGCACAATCGGGATCGTGGTCGACCCCGACGGTGACCTCGATGGCGTCGACGACGTCCGCCGAGCCGTGTTCGAGGCCGGCATGGTGCCGCTGCTGATCGCCCCGCACGGCGGCATGGTGGCGGACCTCCCGGTGCAGCGCACCTTCGCCACCGGACGGTCGGTCGAGTTCGACGCGGTCCTGCTGGCCGGAGCGCCAGCACCCGCACCGGATGCCATTCCCGCCCGCGACGACAAGGCGGGTACGCCGCGCCCGGCCGCCGTGGATCCCCGCGTGCTGCTCCTCGTCGAGGAGTGCTGGCGGCACGCCAAGGTCGTCGGCGCCTGGGGTGCCGGCGTCACGGTGTTGGAGCAGGCCGGGGTGGTCGGCACTCCCGGCATCGTGACGGCGGGCTCCGGCGCCGAGGCTCTGACGGCGGTGCAGCAGTTGATGGCCGCACACCGAGTGTGGGAACGCTTTCCGGCCTCGGTCGCCTGA
- a CDS encoding LLM class F420-dependent oxidoreductase: MKLGLHYWNYSTPADPAAIAPTLAEAATTAEQAGVASFTVMDHFFQMEAMAPAEEPMLEAYTTLGYVAAKTQRMTLGVLVTGVMYRYPGLLAKTVTTLDVLSGGRARLGIGASWYEREQRGLGVPVVPVAERFERLEETLRICLQMWGDDNGPFDGRHYQLTETINSPQPLSRPRPPIMIGGSGEKKTLLLVARYADACNLFGTSAGAEEVARKLDVLRGHCDAEGRDYDTIEKTVVASRSPLDDVDAFLAEVSDYAALGVTEVQVTPDRHPVEFAQRLGDEVLPRLADIG, translated from the coding sequence ATGAAGCTCGGGCTGCACTACTGGAATTACTCGACCCCGGCCGACCCGGCCGCGATCGCACCGACCCTGGCGGAGGCGGCGACCACCGCCGAGCAGGCCGGCGTCGCTTCCTTCACGGTGATGGACCACTTCTTCCAGATGGAGGCGATGGCCCCGGCCGAGGAGCCGATGCTGGAGGCGTACACCACGCTGGGCTACGTCGCGGCGAAGACTCAGCGGATGACGCTGGGTGTGCTGGTCACCGGCGTGATGTATCGCTACCCGGGGTTGCTCGCCAAGACCGTGACGACCCTCGACGTGCTCTCCGGCGGCCGGGCTCGCCTCGGCATCGGCGCGTCCTGGTACGAGCGGGAGCAGCGCGGCCTCGGCGTGCCGGTGGTGCCGGTCGCCGAGCGGTTCGAGCGACTGGAGGAGACGCTACGCATCTGCCTGCAGATGTGGGGTGACGACAACGGGCCGTTCGACGGGCGGCACTACCAGCTCACCGAAACGATCAATTCGCCGCAGCCGTTGAGCCGTCCGCGCCCGCCCATCATGATCGGTGGCAGCGGCGAGAAGAAGACCCTGCTGCTGGTCGCCCGGTACGCCGACGCCTGCAACCTCTTCGGCACCAGCGCTGGCGCCGAGGAGGTCGCTCGCAAGCTGGACGTGCTGCGCGGGCACTGCGACGCCGAGGGCCGCGACTACGACACCATCGAGAAGACGGTGGTGGCCTCCAGGTCACCACTGGACGACGTCGACGCGTTCCTCGCCGAGGTGTCCGACTACGCGGCGCTCGGTGTGACCGAGGTGCAGGTCACGCCGGATCGGCACCCGGTCGAGTTCGCCCAGCGGCTCGGCGACGAGGTGCTGCCCCGGCTGGCCGACATCGGCTGA
- a CDS encoding acyltransferase family protein, whose amino-acid sequence MIQELSSTEFRPIDNEPDERVRFRHRYRTGTSPAGGRSHRAEWADAAKGGCIILVVLWHVVVKDYLQIAWHVGVPVPGLWGTLGEQFLPLRMPLFFTISGVFAANAAQRPWRVVARSRIAGFYYLYVVWLLIHTAILAAAPELPTDRATSALGLLEQLTITPSNLWYLYALALYFTIAKATRRLPRALVLVPAAALSAVAAAGLLDTPGNRAGLYQNLVFFLAGLYLRPQIQQWATTASRRRLVLTSGAYVLALTAMAVAGAHQWFGVWTTVSVVAVAFGITAAARLARWPALSNPLARLGRITLPIYVIHMPVLALLHRLLLIPVSGLDRPVQGLIVLGYPILLTGLVIGLSLAIHRGLLAAHARWLFALPGSRRVEAAR is encoded by the coding sequence GTGATCCAAGAGCTGTCATCCACCGAGTTCCGGCCCATCGACAACGAGCCCGATGAGCGGGTCCGGTTCCGGCACAGGTACCGGACCGGGACCAGCCCCGCCGGGGGCCGGTCACACCGGGCGGAGTGGGCCGATGCCGCGAAGGGCGGCTGCATCATCCTCGTCGTCCTGTGGCACGTCGTCGTCAAGGACTACCTGCAGATCGCCTGGCACGTCGGCGTACCGGTGCCGGGCCTGTGGGGAACGCTGGGTGAGCAGTTCCTTCCGCTGCGGATGCCGCTGTTCTTCACCATCTCGGGCGTCTTCGCGGCGAACGCCGCCCAGCGGCCCTGGCGGGTCGTCGCCCGCAGCCGGATCGCCGGGTTCTACTACCTCTACGTCGTCTGGCTGCTGATCCACACCGCGATCCTCGCCGCCGCTCCGGAGCTGCCGACCGACCGCGCCACCTCGGCCCTCGGCCTGCTGGAGCAGCTCACCATCACGCCGTCCAACCTCTGGTACCTGTACGCCCTGGCGCTGTACTTCACGATCGCCAAGGCGACCCGCCGGTTGCCCCGGGCGCTGGTCCTCGTACCCGCCGCAGCGCTGTCCGCCGTCGCCGCCGCCGGGCTGCTCGACACACCTGGCAACCGCGCCGGCCTCTACCAGAACCTGGTCTTCTTCCTCGCCGGCCTGTACCTGCGCCCGCAGATCCAACAGTGGGCGACCACCGCCAGCCGACGCCGCCTCGTGCTGACCTCGGGCGCCTACGTTCTCGCCCTGACCGCGATGGCAGTGGCCGGCGCCCACCAGTGGTTCGGCGTATGGACGACGGTCTCCGTGGTGGCGGTCGCCTTCGGCATCACCGCTGCCGCCCGGCTGGCCCGGTGGCCGGCTCTCAGTAACCCGCTGGCTAGGCTCGGCCGCATCACACTGCCGATCTACGTTATCCACATGCCGGTTCTGGCCCTGCTGCATCGGCTGTTGCTCATACCGGTTTCCGGATTGGACCGGCCCGTTCAGGGCCTGATCGTGCTCGGTTATCCGATTCTGCTGACCGGGCTGGTGATCGGCCTGAGTCTGGCCATCCACCGCGGGCTGCTGGCGGCGCACGCGCGCTGGCTGTTCGCGCTCCCCGGCTCCCGTCGGGTGGAGGCGGCCCGATGA
- a CDS encoding alpha/beta hydrolase family protein: MSSPTTTRPRSIAARAARFALAATLVAGGVLTGSTGAAQAAGPYERGPAPTTAILEASRGPFATSSQSVSSLSVTGFGGGVIYYPTSTSEGTFGAIAISPGFTAAWSSISWLGPRLASHGFVVIGIETNSTLDQPASRGRQLLAALDYLTQRSSVRTRIDSSRLAVAGHSMGGGGSLEAASSRPSLQAAVPLAPWNTDKSWSELRVPTLIIGGESDTVAPVSSHSVPFYNSIPASAEKAYLELNGASHFFPQTTNTPTARQMVAWLKRFVDDDTRYEQFLCPGPNGSQIQEYRNTCPSA; encoded by the coding sequence GTGTCGTCACCAACCACTACCCGTCCCCGTTCCATCGCAGCCCGAGCCGCCCGGTTCGCGCTGGCCGCCACCCTGGTCGCTGGCGGCGTCCTGACCGGCTCGACCGGCGCCGCGCAGGCCGCGGGTCCGTACGAGCGGGGCCCCGCCCCGACCACCGCGATCCTGGAGGCCAGTCGCGGTCCGTTCGCCACCTCCTCACAGAGCGTGTCGTCGTTGAGCGTCACCGGCTTCGGCGGCGGCGTCATCTACTACCCGACCAGCACCAGCGAGGGCACCTTCGGCGCCATCGCCATCTCGCCGGGCTTCACCGCGGCGTGGTCCAGCATCAGCTGGCTCGGGCCGAGGCTCGCCTCGCACGGGTTCGTGGTGATCGGTATCGAGACCAACAGCACGTTGGACCAGCCGGCCAGCCGCGGCCGGCAGCTCCTCGCCGCGCTCGACTACCTCACCCAGCGCAGTTCGGTGCGCACTCGGATCGACAGCAGCCGGCTCGCGGTCGCCGGCCACTCCATGGGTGGCGGTGGCAGCCTGGAGGCGGCCTCGTCGCGACCGTCGTTGCAGGCCGCGGTGCCGCTCGCACCATGGAACACGGACAAGAGTTGGTCCGAGTTGCGGGTGCCGACACTGATCATCGGCGGTGAGAGCGACACCGTCGCGCCGGTCTCGTCGCACTCGGTGCCGTTCTACAACAGCATCCCGGCCTCCGCCGAGAAGGCGTACCTGGAGCTGAACGGGGCGAGCCACTTCTTCCCGCAGACGACGAACACGCCGACCGCGCGGCAGATGGTGGCCTGGCTGAAGCGGTTCGTCGACGACGACACCCGCTACGAGCAGTTCCTCTGCCCGGGCCCGAACGGCTCGCAGATCCAGGAGTACCGCAACACCTGCCCCAGCGCCTGA